One Spinacia oleracea cultivar Varoflay chromosome 4, BTI_SOV_V1, whole genome shotgun sequence DNA segment encodes these proteins:
- the LOC110777927 gene encoding cyclic nucleotide-gated ion channel 4 isoform X1 → MTSRQEILLVSRLHDEARGDDDDDDDDDDDDNTWEEDEFEEEEEEDDDILFGETNYFVEGGKEESTISWSNFRGILQNLCGGKGEGRGQRQRQGRGILFGIGGVLDPRATWVQEWNKIFLLVCVTGLFVDPLFVYALSITEAYLCVFVDGWFAIMVTVLRCMTDVLHVWNMWLQFKMAKHPPYKDDNGGASRVLGHKTFATKVAFGYFKARNGFFFDLYVILPLPQIVLWVVIPFMLRRGSTNGVITVLLIMFVFQYLPKIYHSVCLLRRMQKYSGYVFGTVWWGFALNIIVYFVASHAAGACWYLLGIQRVTECLKKQCSQMQGCSSRLLSSQQPIYYGGNFFIKGHDRHFWASNTPARTNCLKTYDNYEYGAYKWVIYLVSNNNRFEKILMPIFWGLMTMSTFGNLESTAEWLESLFVIIVLTTGLLLVTMLIGNIKVFLHATTSKKQAMQLRMRNIEWWMKRRKLPYKLKQRVRIYEWQRWAATRGVDECEMIRNLPEGLRRDIKYHLCLDLVKQVPLFQHMDDLVLENICDRVKSLVFTKGETITKEGDPVQRMLFIVRGHLQSSQFLRDGVKSCCMLGPGNFSGDELLSWCLRRPFIERLPPSSSTLVTLETTEAFGLEAQDVKYVTQHFRYTFVNEKVKRSARYYSPGWRTWAAVAIQLAWRRYKHRLTLTSLSFIRPRRPLSRSSSLGEDRLRLYTALLTSPKPNQDDFEF, encoded by the exons gatgatgatgatgatgatgatgatgatgatgatgataatacttgggaagaagatgaatttgaagaagaagaagaagaagacgatGATATATTATTCGGAGAAACAAATTATTTTGTTGAAGGTGGAAAAGAGGAATCAACAATAAGTTGGAGCAATTTTAGGGGAATCCTTCAGAATCTATGTGGTGGGAAAGGGGAAGGACGAGGACAAAGACAAAGACAAGGACGTGGAATATTGTTTGGGATTGGGGGTGTTCTGGACCCAAGGGCAACATGGGTGCAAGAGTGGAACAAAATATTCCTTCTTGTCTGTGTTACTGGTCTTTTTGTAGACCCTCTATTCGTCTATGCACTCTCGATTACTGAGGCATATCTTTGTGTCTTTGTTGATGGGTGGTTTGCGATCATGGTTACTGTGTTGAGGTGCATGACCGATGTGTTGCACGTATGGAATATGTGGCTTCAGTTCAAGATGGCCAAGCACCCGCCTTATAAGGATGACAATGGAGGTGCTAGTAGGGTTCTTGGTCATAAGACTTTTGCTACTAAAGTGGCTTTCGGATATTTTAAGGCTAGAAATGGCTTCTTCTTTGATCTCTACGTCATCCTTCCTTTACCCCAG ATAGTATTGTGGGTGGTAATCCCATTTATGCTAAGAAGAGGATCAACAAATGGAGTAATTACAGTGTTGTTAATAATGTTTGTGTTCCAGTACCTTCCAAAGATCTATCACTCAGTTTGCCTCCTCCGTCGAATGCAAAAGTACTCAGGCTATGTTTTCGGTACTGTCTGGTGGGGTTTTGCCCTCAACATTATTGTCTATTTTGTCGCGTCTCAT GCAGCAGGAGCATGTTGGTACTTGCTAGGGATACAAAGGGTAACCGAGTGTTTAAAAAAGCAATGCAGTCAAATGCAGGGTTGCAGTTCCAGATTGTTATCCTCACAACAACCTATCTATTACGGTGGTAACTTTTTCATCAAAGGTCACGACCGCCATTTTTGGGCTTCCAATACACCAGCAAGGACTAATTGCTTGAAGACTTACGATAACTATGAATATGGAGCTTACAAATGGGTCATTTATCTTGTTAGCAATAACAATCGCTTCGAAAAGATACTTATGCCCATTTTTTGGGGGCTTATGACTATGAG TACATTTGGGAACTTAGAAAGCACAGCAGAGTGGCTTGAATCTCTCTTTGTTATCATTGTCTTAACTACTGGATTGCTTCTTGTCACTATGTTAATTGGTAACATCAAG GTGTTCTTGCATGCAACAACATCAAAGAAGCAAGCAATGCAGCTTAGAATGAGAAATATAGAATGGTGGATGAAAAGGAGGAAATTGCCTTATAAGTTGAAGCAAAGGGTTCGTATCTACGAATGGCAACGCTGGGCTGCCACGCGAGGGGTTGATGAATGTGAGATGATACGAAATCTTCCTGAAGGCCTTAGGAGGGATATCAAGTACCATCTTTGCCTAGATTTAGTTAAACAG GTGCCGTTATTCCAGCATATGGACGATCTAGTTTTAGAGAACATATGTGACCGCGTCAAGTCCCTTGTATTCACCAAGGGAGAGACG ATAACCAAAGAAGGTGATCCAGTTCAGAGAATGCTATTTATAGTCCGAGGCCATCTACAAAGCAGCCAATTCCTGAGAGACGGAGTAAAAAGTTGTTGTATGTTAGGTCCTGGTAACTTCAGTGGAGACGAGTTATTATCATGGTGCCTAAGAAGACCATTTATTGAACGATTACCGCCTTCATCATCCACTTTAGTGACCCTTGAAACAACAGAAGCCTTTGGTTTAGAAGCACAAGATGTTAAGTACGTAACTCAACATTTTCGGTACACATTTGTAAACGAAAAGGTTAAAAGGAGCGCGAGGTATTACTCCCCCGGTTGGAGGACTTGGGCTGCTGTCGCCATTCAGTTGGCTTGGCGAAGGTATAAACATCGTTTGACACTTACTTCACTGTCTTTTATTAGGCCTAGAAGGCCATTGTCCCGGAGTTCTTCACTCGGGGAAGACAGATTGAGGCTTTATACCGCGCTTTTGACATCTCCTAAACCAAATCAGGATGATTTCGAGTTCTAA
- the LOC110777927 gene encoding cyclic nucleotide-gated ion channel 4 isoform X2, translating to MTSRQEILLVSRLHDEARGDDDDDDDDDDDDNTWEEDEFEEEEEEDDDILFGETNYFVEGGKEESTISWSNFRGILQNLCGGKGEGRGQRQRQGRGILFGIGGVLDPRATWVQEWNKIFLLVCVTGLFVDPLFVYALSITEAYLCVFVDGWFAIMVTVLRCMTDVLHVWNMWLQFKMAKHPPYKDDNGGASRVLGHKTFATKVAFGYFKARNGFFFDLYVILPLPQYLPKIYHSVCLLRRMQKYSGYVFGTVWWGFALNIIVYFVASHAAGACWYLLGIQRVTECLKKQCSQMQGCSSRLLSSQQPIYYGGNFFIKGHDRHFWASNTPARTNCLKTYDNYEYGAYKWVIYLVSNNNRFEKILMPIFWGLMTMSTFGNLESTAEWLESLFVIIVLTTGLLLVTMLIGNIKVFLHATTSKKQAMQLRMRNIEWWMKRRKLPYKLKQRVRIYEWQRWAATRGVDECEMIRNLPEGLRRDIKYHLCLDLVKQVPLFQHMDDLVLENICDRVKSLVFTKGETITKEGDPVQRMLFIVRGHLQSSQFLRDGVKSCCMLGPGNFSGDELLSWCLRRPFIERLPPSSSTLVTLETTEAFGLEAQDVKYVTQHFRYTFVNEKVKRSARYYSPGWRTWAAVAIQLAWRRYKHRLTLTSLSFIRPRRPLSRSSSLGEDRLRLYTALLTSPKPNQDDFEF from the exons gatgatgatgatgatgatgatgatgatgatgatgataatacttgggaagaagatgaatttgaagaagaagaagaagaagacgatGATATATTATTCGGAGAAACAAATTATTTTGTTGAAGGTGGAAAAGAGGAATCAACAATAAGTTGGAGCAATTTTAGGGGAATCCTTCAGAATCTATGTGGTGGGAAAGGGGAAGGACGAGGACAAAGACAAAGACAAGGACGTGGAATATTGTTTGGGATTGGGGGTGTTCTGGACCCAAGGGCAACATGGGTGCAAGAGTGGAACAAAATATTCCTTCTTGTCTGTGTTACTGGTCTTTTTGTAGACCCTCTATTCGTCTATGCACTCTCGATTACTGAGGCATATCTTTGTGTCTTTGTTGATGGGTGGTTTGCGATCATGGTTACTGTGTTGAGGTGCATGACCGATGTGTTGCACGTATGGAATATGTGGCTTCAGTTCAAGATGGCCAAGCACCCGCCTTATAAGGATGACAATGGAGGTGCTAGTAGGGTTCTTGGTCATAAGACTTTTGCTACTAAAGTGGCTTTCGGATATTTTAAGGCTAGAAATGGCTTCTTCTTTGATCTCTACGTCATCCTTCCTTTACCCCAG TACCTTCCAAAGATCTATCACTCAGTTTGCCTCCTCCGTCGAATGCAAAAGTACTCAGGCTATGTTTTCGGTACTGTCTGGTGGGGTTTTGCCCTCAACATTATTGTCTATTTTGTCGCGTCTCAT GCAGCAGGAGCATGTTGGTACTTGCTAGGGATACAAAGGGTAACCGAGTGTTTAAAAAAGCAATGCAGTCAAATGCAGGGTTGCAGTTCCAGATTGTTATCCTCACAACAACCTATCTATTACGGTGGTAACTTTTTCATCAAAGGTCACGACCGCCATTTTTGGGCTTCCAATACACCAGCAAGGACTAATTGCTTGAAGACTTACGATAACTATGAATATGGAGCTTACAAATGGGTCATTTATCTTGTTAGCAATAACAATCGCTTCGAAAAGATACTTATGCCCATTTTTTGGGGGCTTATGACTATGAG TACATTTGGGAACTTAGAAAGCACAGCAGAGTGGCTTGAATCTCTCTTTGTTATCATTGTCTTAACTACTGGATTGCTTCTTGTCACTATGTTAATTGGTAACATCAAG GTGTTCTTGCATGCAACAACATCAAAGAAGCAAGCAATGCAGCTTAGAATGAGAAATATAGAATGGTGGATGAAAAGGAGGAAATTGCCTTATAAGTTGAAGCAAAGGGTTCGTATCTACGAATGGCAACGCTGGGCTGCCACGCGAGGGGTTGATGAATGTGAGATGATACGAAATCTTCCTGAAGGCCTTAGGAGGGATATCAAGTACCATCTTTGCCTAGATTTAGTTAAACAG GTGCCGTTATTCCAGCATATGGACGATCTAGTTTTAGAGAACATATGTGACCGCGTCAAGTCCCTTGTATTCACCAAGGGAGAGACG ATAACCAAAGAAGGTGATCCAGTTCAGAGAATGCTATTTATAGTCCGAGGCCATCTACAAAGCAGCCAATTCCTGAGAGACGGAGTAAAAAGTTGTTGTATGTTAGGTCCTGGTAACTTCAGTGGAGACGAGTTATTATCATGGTGCCTAAGAAGACCATTTATTGAACGATTACCGCCTTCATCATCCACTTTAGTGACCCTTGAAACAACAGAAGCCTTTGGTTTAGAAGCACAAGATGTTAAGTACGTAACTCAACATTTTCGGTACACATTTGTAAACGAAAAGGTTAAAAGGAGCGCGAGGTATTACTCCCCCGGTTGGAGGACTTGGGCTGCTGTCGCCATTCAGTTGGCTTGGCGAAGGTATAAACATCGTTTGACACTTACTTCACTGTCTTTTATTAGGCCTAGAAGGCCATTGTCCCGGAGTTCTTCACTCGGGGAAGACAGATTGAGGCTTTATACCGCGCTTTTGACATCTCCTAAACCAAATCAGGATGATTTCGAGTTCTAA